The sequence ACCTCGCCGCGTTGTCGGACCGCGCCGGTACGTCCAGTACGGGTCGCGGCCCTCCGCCTTGCGATGCACCGCACCGGACGACGCGACCCGGCAAACCTTCCCGGCCACAGCACTAGCGTCCCCAGCGCAGCGCCGCCGTCTGGACGGGCGCGTCCCACAGCCGCAGCAACTCCTCGTCCACGCGGCACAGCGTGACCGAACAGCCCGCCATGTCGAGGGAGGTGACGTAGTTCCCCACCAGCGTCCGCGCCACCGGCACGCCGCGGGCACCCAGCAGGTGCGCGACCTCCGCGTGGAACCCGTACAGCTCCAGCAGCGGCGTCGCCCCCATCCCGTTGACGAGCGCGAGCACCGGGCCGTCGGCCGGACCCACCTCGGCCAGCTCCTCCAGCACGGCCCCCACCGCGACCTCCGCGATCTCCCGCGCCGGCATCATGGGACGCCGCTCCCGGCCCGGCTCGCCGTGGATGCCGATCCCCAGTTCCAGCTCGCCGTCGGGCAGTTCGAAGGTGGGGCTGCCCTTCGCGGGCGTGGTGCAGGCACTGAGCGCCACGCCGAAGCTGCGCGAGGACGCGTCGACGCGCCGGGCGATCGCCGCCACCCGTTCCAGGGGCGCCCCTTCCTCGGCGGCCGCCCCCGCGATCTTCTCCACGAACAGGGTGGCCCCGGTGCCGCGCCGCCCGGCCGTGTACAGGCTGTCGGTCACCGCGACGTCGTCGTCGACCAGGACCCGTTCGATGCGCAGGCCCTCCTCCTCGGCGAGCTCGGCGGCCATCTCGAAGTTGAGCACGTCCCCCGTGTAGTTCTTGACGACGAACAGCACCCCCTGCCCGGAGTCCACGGCCCCGGCCGCCCGCAGCATCTGATCGGGCACGGGCGAGGTGAACACCTCCCCGGGGCAGGCGGCCGACAGCATCCCGTACCCCACGAACCCGGCATGCAGCGGCTCGTGCCCGGACCCGCCCCCGGAAACCACCCCGACCCGTCCGCCGTCCCGCGCGTCCCGCCGTACGACGACCCGCCGCTGCACGTCGACGTCCAGCTCGGGGTGGGCGGCCGCCATCCCCCGCAGGGCGTCGGCGACGACCGTCTCCGGACTGTTGATGAGCATCCTCATGGGTATCTCCTGGTGAGTGACAGGTGACTCTCTGAGTAATGTCCGCGCAGGTCAGACGCCTGAAAGCAGGTCCTGGCGGCCCTGCTGCCGACCTCTGGCCGCATTCGATGACGCGCCGTCAGTCTATGAGCCGGCCGCGCACCGGTACCGCTGACGGCCGCGGCGCGTATCGGCGCTGACGCCCCCCTCCTTCTTTTCATAAGTTGAACTGCTTCCATCGAGCCAATAGGGCAGAAAAGGCGCATAGAAGACTGGAACCCAGAAGGATGGAGGGCCGATGACAACGTTGCTATCTCATTAAGAATTCACTTCTTGACGATGTTCGCGGCGCCGAGTTGACTCCCTCTATCCGGCCGCAAAGACACGGCCTCATCAGGGGGGTTTACATCGTGAATACACATCTGGGTCGTGCGGTCGTTGCTGTCGCCGCTTCCGCGGTCACCCTCTCGCTGGCCGCCTGTGGCGGCGCGGAGGGCACCGACGGAGGAGCGGCCGGGCGTGACGCGGTCAGAGTCGGCCTGCTCCTGCCGGAGAACGGGACCGCACGCTACGAGAAGTTCGACAAGCCGCTGATCGAGAAGGAGGTCGGCAAACTCACGCGCGGCAAGGGCGAAGTGGTCTACGCCAATGCCAAGCAGGACGCCGCCCTGCAGAATTCCCAGGTCGACGAAATGATCGCCAAGAAGGTGAACGTCCTCATCATCGACGCGGTCGACGCCAAGGCCATAGCCGGCGCGGTCAAGAAGGCCAAGGAGGCCGGTATTCCGGTCGTCGCCTACGACCGGCTCGCCGAGGGCCCGATCGACGCCTACACCTCCTTCGACAACGAGGACGTCGGCAAGGTCCAGGGCATGGCGCTCCTGGAGGCACTGGGCGACAAGGCCAAGGACAGCCAGATCGTCATGGTGAACGGTTCGGTCACCGACCCGAACGCCAAGCTCTTCAAGTCCGGCGCGCACTTCGTCCTCGACGGCAAGGTGAACATCGGCAAGGAGTACGACAC comes from Streptomyces sp. NBC_01408 and encodes:
- the dhaK gene encoding dihydroxyacetone kinase subunit DhaK, with product MRMLINSPETVVADALRGMAAAHPELDVDVQRRVVVRRDARDGGRVGVVSGGGSGHEPLHAGFVGYGMLSAACPGEVFTSPVPDQMLRAAGAVDSGQGVLFVVKNYTGDVLNFEMAAELAEEEGLRIERVLVDDDVAVTDSLYTAGRRGTGATLFVEKIAGAAAEEGAPLERVAAIARRVDASSRSFGVALSACTTPAKGSPTFELPDGELELGIGIHGEPGRERRPMMPAREIAEVAVGAVLEELAEVGPADGPVLALVNGMGATPLLELYGFHAEVAHLLGARGVPVARTLVGNYVTSLDMAGCSVTLCRVDEELLRLWDAPVQTAALRWGR
- a CDS encoding sugar ABC transporter substrate-binding protein, with the protein product MNTHLGRAVVAVAASAVTLSLAACGGAEGTDGGAAGRDAVRVGLLLPENGTARYEKFDKPLIEKEVGKLTRGKGEVVYANAKQDAALQNSQVDEMIAKKVNVLIIDAVDAKAIAGAVKKAKEAGIPVVAYDRLAEGPIDAYTSFDNEDVGKVQGMALLEALGDKAKDSQIVMVNGSVTDPNAKLFKSGAHFVLDGKVNIGKEYDTVEWKPENANANMAAALSALGKGKIAGVYSANDGMAGGIIAALKAAGVTALPPVTGQDAELAGVQRIVAGEQFMTVYKPYAPEAAAAAEMAVALAQGEKIDGIINQMVDSPTTKGVPSVLIPGVALTKANVKSTVVDDGVYTVAEICTDRVRAACEEIGLK